Proteins encoded within one genomic window of Microtus ochrogaster isolate Prairie Vole_2 linkage group LG4, MicOch1.0, whole genome shotgun sequence:
- the Nppc gene encoding C-type natriuretic peptide: protein MHLSQLIACALLLTLLSLRLSEAKPGTPPKGPRTPPGEELAEPQAAGGNQKKGDKTPGSGSANLKGDRSRLLRDLRVDTKSRAAWARLLHEHPNARKYKGGNKKGLSKGCFGLKLDRIGSMSGLGC from the exons ATGCACCTCTCCCAGCTGATCGCCTGTGCCCTGCTGCTAACGCTACTCTCACTCCGGCTCTCCGAGGCCAAGCCCGGGACGCCACCAAAG GGCCCGCGAACCCCTCCGGGGGAGGAGCTGGCGGAGCCCCAGGCAGCTGGTGGCAATCAGAAAAAAGGTGACAAGACTCCAGGCAGCGGAAGCGCCAATCTCAAGGGAGACCGATCGCGACTGCTCCGGGACCTGCGCGTGGACACCAAGTCCCGGGCTGCTTGGGCCCGCCTTCTGCACGAGCACCCCAACGCGCGCAAATACAAAGGCGGCAACAAGAAGGGCTTGTCCAAAGGCTGCTTTGGCCTCAAGCTGGACCGGATCGGCTCCATGAGCGGTCTGGGATGTTAG